In a genomic window of Chloroflexota bacterium:
- a CDS encoding NYN domain-containing protein codes for MRANVYIDGFNLYYGALRGTPNRWLDLRELCRRSIRPGDDLNRIRYFTADIRGDQAKVIRQQLYQRALSTIDNLTIYKGRFSRHPRWMPLVNPPTGGPQHAYVSRTEEKGSDVNLAVHLVLDAARRDFQSAYVLSGDTDLVEAIRIVTQEFRRPVHVINPHGGKGRRLQQAATSYAPLDHELLAECQFPQELSDHRGSFHRPPDWG; via the coding sequence ATGCGCGCCAACGTCTACATCGACGGCTTTAACCTCTACTACGGGGCGTTGAGAGGCACCCCGAATCGTTGGCTCGACCTGCGTGAGCTTTGCCGGCGCAGCATTCGTCCGGGTGATGACCTGAATCGCATTCGCTACTTCACGGCAGATATCCGTGGCGATCAGGCGAAGGTGATACGCCAGCAGCTGTACCAACGAGCCCTTAGCACTATTGACAATCTCACCATCTACAAGGGGCGATTCTCGCGGCATCCGCGATGGATGCCACTGGTCAACCCACCGACTGGAGGCCCACAGCACGCCTACGTCTCTCGGACTGAAGAGAAGGGCTCCGATGTCAACCTGGCAGTCCATCTGGTCCTCGACGCCGCCCGCCGTGACTTTCAGAGCGCGTACGTTCTATCTGGTGACACCGACTTGGTCGAGGCCATCCGCATTGTGACCCAGGAATTCAGACGCCCGGTTCACGTGATCAACCCGCACGGCGGCAAGGGACGTCGGTTGCAGCAGGCCGCGACTTCGTACGCACCGCTTGATCATGAGCTTTTGGCGGAGTGTCAGTTCCCGCAAGAGCTTTCCGACCATCGCGGCTCATTTCACAGGCCTCCGGATTGGGGATGA
- a CDS encoding 6-carboxytetrahydropterin synthase translates to MYEIVKHIDFCFGHRLMDYEGKCNQPHGHNGRAEIRLRADSLDDLGMVADFRDVRRTVESWINANLDHRMILQRGDPLIDAIEGLGQRAYVMDENPTTENMARMLFQQVRELGLPVVAVTLWETPDSYATYAPEPARAARPNGATRASVTST, encoded by the coding sequence ATGTATGAAATCGTCAAGCACATCGACTTCTGCTTCGGCCACCGCTTGATGGACTACGAGGGGAAGTGCAACCAGCCTCACGGTCACAACGGCCGTGCCGAGATACGCCTTCGGGCGGATTCGCTGGACGACCTGGGGATGGTCGCCGATTTCCGAGACGTGCGGCGCACCGTTGAATCGTGGATCAACGCCAATCTCGACCATCGCATGATCCTGCAGCGCGGCGACCCGTTGATCGATGCTATCGAGGGTCTTGGCCAGCGCGCCTACGTGATGGACGAAAACCCCACCACCGAGAACATGGCCCGCATGTTGTTCCAGCAGGTGCGGGAGCTCGGCTTGCCGGTAGTGGCGGTGACGCTTTGGGAAACGCCGGACTCCTACGCCACCTATGCGCCCGAGCCGGCGCGCGCGGCGCGGCCAAACGGCGCGACACGCGCTTCGGTGACCTCCACCTAG
- a CDS encoding GEVED domain-containing protein, which yields MGGTRDAFTGWRAALCLPGLLALLALGGCETTPDEVAPTAAPSPAAIASTPAATPTPPPVPEPTPPPSDTPTPRPLADFGDAPDGVSAGYPNPRVIGRFPTRLSSLTAEGPGAHVRRPGLDRLGSSVTTESDADDQADPDGVPNLVNQDAGDDGVLGLSVSLAPPRALAQLTVAVTLGPAAPAGPRRINVLIDIDRDGRWTSPAEWVLQDWEVNLEPGASETFVSPGFFMLDGQVLPEGAWMRVLLTRESLAGEPWDGSGSWEFGEVEDYQLALPEISRPDGSRPALAVVECPGQLEWVEAVVVRETACAVTNIGEEGDFTARVVRSSGSVTLIPGTVASETLHAGATRTATFVLVRTDAETLWRVRPITVSLAGQVDSGVVVLGITPHRTAFSAGPADPAVRTFDRDAQEDYFDITNLSPTEGFGFADIQRVALGSAAIDGVGLDILRRTYFTVGGLSGAVEGDYVAAIIDMVDPIPLADSALGWRVSLALEANDDPADNWSPRVRDFDLYQGTDHWYELIYLPTLDPVWRIQRRVALAPSQALPSNAIAFIDGRRVLLLIPESELERANADLRFRVMTFVHEPDDPSGTVEPSMADVFPPLDQPLQTFGPGTDPLG from the coding sequence TTGGGCGGAACGCGCGACGCGTTCACCGGCTGGCGCGCGGCCCTCTGCCTGCCGGGTCTGCTGGCACTCCTTGCGCTGGGCGGCTGCGAGACGACGCCCGATGAGGTGGCTCCGACCGCCGCGCCATCGCCCGCCGCGATCGCGTCAACACCCGCGGCCACGCCCACGCCTCCGCCAGTCCCCGAACCCACGCCGCCGCCCTCCGATACCCCGACGCCGCGCCCCCTGGCCGACTTTGGCGACGCGCCCGACGGCGTCTCCGCCGGCTATCCCAATCCGCGGGTGATCGGGCGCTTTCCCACCCGGCTTTCGTCGCTCACGGCCGAAGGCCCGGGCGCCCACGTCCGCCGACCCGGGCTCGACCGGCTCGGCTCCAGCGTGACGACCGAGTCGGACGCCGACGATCAGGCCGATCCCGACGGCGTGCCCAACCTGGTCAACCAGGACGCAGGCGACGACGGCGTGCTTGGTCTCTCGGTGAGCCTCGCGCCGCCGCGGGCGCTGGCGCAGCTCACCGTCGCGGTCACCTTGGGTCCCGCCGCTCCCGCCGGACCGCGTCGCATCAATGTCTTGATCGACATCGATCGCGATGGCCGCTGGACGAGCCCGGCGGAATGGGTCTTGCAGGACTGGGAAGTGAACCTGGAGCCGGGGGCGTCCGAAACCTTCGTCAGCCCGGGCTTCTTCATGCTGGACGGCCAGGTGTTGCCCGAAGGGGCGTGGATGCGCGTATTGCTCACCCGTGAAAGCCTCGCCGGAGAGCCGTGGGACGGCAGCGGGAGTTGGGAGTTCGGCGAGGTCGAGGACTATCAGCTGGCGCTTCCGGAGATTTCGCGCCCGGACGGCTCCCGTCCGGCACTCGCGGTGGTGGAGTGTCCCGGCCAGCTCGAGTGGGTCGAGGCGGTGGTCGTGCGGGAGACCGCCTGCGCGGTCACCAATATCGGCGAGGAGGGCGACTTCACGGCGCGCGTGGTGCGCAGTTCGGGCTCGGTCACGCTCATCCCCGGGACGGTCGCCAGCGAGACCCTGCACGCCGGCGCCACGCGGACTGCCACGTTCGTGCTCGTGCGCACCGATGCGGAAACCCTCTGGCGGGTGCGCCCAATCACGGTGTCGCTGGCCGGGCAGGTCGATTCGGGCGTCGTGGTGCTCGGCATTACGCCTCACCGAACCGCCTTCAGCGCCGGCCCGGCCGATCCAGCCGTGCGCACCTTCGATCGCGACGCACAGGAGGACTACTTCGACATCACCAACCTGTCGCCGACGGAAGGATTCGGCTTCGCCGACATTCAACGAGTCGCCCTGGGCTCGGCCGCCATCGACGGCGTCGGGCTCGACATCCTGCGCCGGACGTATTTCACCGTGGGTGGTCTGAGCGGAGCGGTGGAGGGCGACTATGTGGCCGCCATCATCGACATGGTCGACCCGATCCCGCTGGCCGATTCCGCGCTTGGCTGGCGCGTGTCGCTGGCGCTGGAAGCCAATGACGACCCGGCGGACAACTGGAGCCCCCGCGTGCGGGACTTCGACCTCTATCAGGGCACCGATCACTGGTATGAGCTGATCTATTTGCCGACCCTCGATCCCGTGTGGCGCATCCAGCGCCGCGTCGCGCTGGCGCCGTCGCAGGCGCTGCCGTCGAACGCCATCGCCTTCATCGACGGACGGCGCGTGCTGTTGCTGATCCCGGAGTCCGAGCTGGAGCGCGCGAACGCCGACCTGCGCTTCCGCGTGATGACCTTCGTGCATGAGCCCGACGATCCGAGCGGCACGGTCGAGCCCTCCATGGCCGACGTCTTCCCGCCGCTCGATCAGCCGCTGCAAACCTTCGGCCCGGGCACCGATCCGCTCGGGTAG
- a CDS encoding class A beta-lactamase-related serine hydrolase, giving the protein MLTRRAWRKVRWQRSRGGTPLIPRPIGRRRVLALGAASALLPVLAGSATTMPAAADTTTTAPEHDFPIENGRHYPQASDEAGHGYEIRNVGDVTWWDSYRGLGGLPVLGPPRSAVFAAGGFEYQALRYGLLQSKAGEGRVVLANALEIMDRAGHTDWLYAARQVPRPIEHDGSTSFQHAVEIRTGWLTDDAIRGVFESNPDPIGRLVWTADHARDRWGLPMSRPERHGPFVAQRFQRGVLQHWIDEVEGLPAPGSVTTVLLDEVLQEVGVMPESALASVDSAEAVSLAAGNTVGDQLEAAINGRLAAEPGNWSVYAAPSGSDAEVAINADTVVRAASLWKLPLLVEAYRQRTVIGLDFNSMLEMNESVLERVAPPATLAPGQRLTIERALERTMTFSDNSAAVLLGDHIGYANIQWTLGQLGLTATDVFTTHPVTTAREAARLLEVALGMRPAHWPRTLADVQGMRTLLLGETRNNRIPAQLPEGAAVAHKTGDLAGISNDAGVVYLSTGPLTIVILAHDVPGHGRAEATAAEIASMVVGAYDPQTVSSSSPAG; this is encoded by the coding sequence GTGCTCACCCGCCGCGCGTGGCGTAAGGTTCGCTGGCAGCGCTCCAGGGGAGGCACGCCGCTGATCCCTCGCCCCATCGGCCGGCGTCGCGTGCTGGCGTTGGGCGCCGCGTCCGCGCTGCTCCCCGTGCTCGCGGGGTCCGCGACAACCATGCCGGCGGCCGCGGACACCACAACCACCGCGCCGGAGCACGACTTTCCCATCGAAAACGGCCGTCACTACCCGCAAGCCAGCGACGAGGCCGGGCACGGCTATGAGATCCGCAACGTCGGCGATGTCACCTGGTGGGATAGCTACCGCGGCCTGGGCGGCCTGCCGGTGCTGGGTCCGCCGCGCAGCGCGGTTTTCGCGGCCGGTGGGTTCGAATATCAGGCCCTGCGCTACGGCCTGTTGCAATCGAAAGCGGGCGAAGGTCGCGTCGTGCTGGCGAACGCGCTGGAGATCATGGACCGCGCCGGGCACACCGATTGGCTCTACGCCGCACGTCAGGTGCCCCGCCCCATCGAGCACGACGGCTCGACGTCGTTCCAGCATGCCGTCGAGATTCGCACCGGCTGGCTCACCGACGACGCGATCCGCGGGGTATTCGAATCCAATCCCGATCCCATCGGTCGACTCGTCTGGACGGCCGACCACGCCCGCGACCGATGGGGGCTGCCGATGTCCCGCCCCGAGCGGCACGGCCCGTTCGTGGCGCAGCGATTCCAGCGCGGCGTCTTGCAGCACTGGATCGACGAGGTGGAGGGACTCCCGGCACCCGGCAGCGTGACGACGGTGCTGCTGGATGAAGTGCTGCAAGAGGTTGGCGTGATGCCGGAATCGGCGCTCGCTTCGGTCGACTCGGCGGAGGCGGTGTCCCTGGCCGCTGGGAATACCGTCGGCGATCAACTGGAAGCCGCCATCAACGGCCGCCTGGCCGCCGAGCCGGGCAACTGGTCGGTCTACGCGGCGCCCTCCGGCTCGGATGCCGAGGTCGCCATCAACGCCGACACCGTGGTGCGGGCGGCGAGCTTGTGGAAGCTCCCCCTGCTCGTCGAGGCCTACCGCCAGCGCACGGTGATCGGTCTTGACTTCAACTCCATGCTCGAGATGAACGAGAGCGTGCTCGAACGGGTCGCCCCCCCGGCGACGCTCGCGCCCGGCCAGCGCCTCACGATCGAACGCGCGTTGGAGCGGACCATGACCTTTAGCGACAACTCGGCGGCGGTGTTGCTCGGCGATCACATTGGCTACGCCAATATCCAGTGGACGCTCGGTCAGCTCGGTCTCACCGCCACCGACGTGTTCACCACGCATCCGGTGACGACCGCGCGCGAGGCGGCCAGGCTGCTGGAGGTTGCGCTCGGCATGCGGCCGGCGCACTGGCCGCGGACGCTGGCGGACGTGCAGGGTATGCGCACCCTGCTGCTCGGCGAGACGCGCAACAACCGCATCCCCGCCCAGCTGCCCGAGGGCGCCGCCGTGGCCCACAAGACCGGCGACCTCGCCGGCATCTCGAACGACGCCGGCGTCGTCTACCTCTCGACCGGCCCCCTCACCATCGTGATCCTGGCGCACGACGTTCCGGGGCATGGGCGCGCCGAGGCGACGGCGGCCGAGATCGCCTCCATGGTCGTCGGCGCGTATGACCCTCAGACCGTGTCGAGTTCCTCGCCGGCCGGCTGA
- a CDS encoding serine hydroxymethyltransferase, translated as MSLDPTYADLALDRSVSDVDPLVGDLIEREHARQRDKLILIPSESLTPKPVRDALASPFTSIYAEGYAAAAMIRDQEAALADLDRQLARTRRYGDRRYYQGNEFSNLVEALAQRRCADLFANDRVAADQLWVNVQPLSGAAANNAVEEALLEPEDTIMGLALAHGGHLSHGASVNRSGRRFKSTSYRIPGPDAQLDYDDIAARAKAARPRLIIAGYTSYPWAPDWERFRAIADDVGALLMADISHPAGLVVAGAYPSPVGVADVVTFTTHKTLFGPRGAVILSHRRDLMRAIDRSVFPGEQGGPHLNKIAAMAVMFKMAATEAFHRTQHKIIANARALVDALESEGVGVAYGGTDTHLFVVNLRRVGAQGDLRGEPAVRMLEALGIVANRNSVPGDRGFAAPTGIRMGTPWLTQRGYGPDDMKTLAGMLARAFRAMHGVTYSGRRTPRYRGRMAYDAMRSLRAEVLDFARRGHAEGPPPADPPASTSGLLLVRGARTMPFLDEVANRRVRDLEPGQTRHVALAGPPGGDAISAIVARPAEAAETSALIAVDPDHTDALAGWLQAASDGYVIVDADEPSRKLSGPVSVTVADGDAPASLGVSGGPLPDAPPDDASRPWFVGRRPVAAGSDGPQPFEWREPESEELQHTPLHAFHAEHAKKLIPFAGWDMPVWYTSIADEHQAVRKSAGLFDVGHMGVLAVSGPNAAEFLDLVVTGSASRLRVGRSAYTYLLDANGDCLDDLIIYRLARDRFMAVVNAANAPKDWAWLTGVNDGAYQVVAGDGAARLPVRADLLDLKSPAAGDAARLDLAFQGPKSRQVLQRIVATDDERRALDAMRMNHVRAFTLAGADVEISHTGYTGEATGFEIFVHPDAARTVWDAILEAGADDGVVPVGLGARDSTRTEAGFPLYGHELAGPLDLTPGDAGFGRFVKAYKPFFVGRDPYVRREAERKSSIVRFSIADERTPMARQGDPVTDPRGAWIGTVTSATRASSGRQIGMAHVAARHTRRRTELRIFAGVSARRAGRPQSPADLGPGGRYALPAAATVITRFRG; from the coding sequence ATGTCCCTCGACCCCACCTACGCCGACCTCGCGCTCGATCGCTCCGTTTCGGACGTCGATCCGCTGGTGGGCGACCTCATCGAGCGCGAGCACGCGCGCCAGCGCGACAAGCTCATCCTGATCCCGTCCGAAAGCCTCACGCCCAAGCCGGTGCGGGACGCGCTGGCGTCGCCCTTCACCAGCATCTACGCCGAGGGCTATGCGGCGGCCGCGATGATTCGCGACCAGGAGGCGGCCCTGGCCGACCTCGACCGGCAACTCGCCCGCACCCGGCGTTACGGCGATCGCCGCTACTACCAGGGCAATGAGTTCAGCAATTTGGTGGAAGCGCTGGCGCAGCGCCGCTGCGCGGACCTCTTCGCCAACGACCGCGTGGCCGCGGACCAACTGTGGGTCAACGTGCAGCCGCTCTCCGGCGCCGCGGCCAACAACGCCGTCGAGGAAGCCCTGCTCGAGCCCGAGGACACCATCATGGGGCTGGCCCTGGCCCACGGCGGGCACCTGAGCCACGGCGCGTCCGTGAACCGCTCGGGGCGTCGCTTCAAGTCGACCAGCTACCGCATTCCGGGGCCCGACGCGCAGCTCGACTACGACGACATCGCCGCGCGCGCCAAGGCCGCCCGCCCCCGGCTGATCATCGCCGGCTACACCTCGTATCCCTGGGCGCCCGATTGGGAGCGCTTCCGCGCCATTGCCGATGACGTGGGCGCGCTGCTGATGGCCGACATCTCACATCCGGCTGGGCTCGTCGTCGCCGGCGCCTATCCCTCGCCGGTGGGCGTCGCCGACGTCGTCACCTTCACCACGCACAAGACGCTGTTCGGCCCCCGCGGCGCGGTGATCCTGTCGCACCGGCGCGACCTGATGCGCGCGATCGATCGCTCCGTGTTTCCCGGCGAGCAGGGCGGCCCGCACCTCAACAAGATTGCGGCCATGGCGGTCATGTTCAAGATGGCGGCCACGGAGGCGTTTCACCGCACGCAGCACAAGATCATTGCCAACGCCAGGGCGCTGGTCGACGCCCTGGAATCGGAAGGCGTCGGCGTGGCCTACGGCGGCACCGACACCCATCTTTTCGTGGTGAATCTGCGCCGGGTCGGAGCCCAGGGCGATCTGCGCGGCGAGCCGGCCGTGCGCATGCTGGAGGCCCTGGGCATAGTGGCCAATCGCAACTCGGTGCCCGGCGACCGCGGCTTCGCCGCGCCCACCGGCATTCGCATGGGGACGCCCTGGCTGACCCAACGCGGCTATGGCCCGGACGACATGAAGACGCTGGCCGGCATGCTGGCGCGCGCGTTTCGCGCCATGCACGGCGTGACCTACAGCGGCCGCCGGACTCCGCGCTACCGCGGGCGCATGGCCTACGACGCCATGCGGTCGTTGCGCGCCGAGGTGCTCGACTTCGCCCGTCGCGGGCACGCCGAGGGACCGCCGCCCGCCGACCCGCCCGCGAGCACATCAGGCCTGCTGCTCGTTCGCGGCGCTCGCACGATGCCGTTCCTGGACGAGGTCGCCAACCGGCGGGTGCGCGATCTCGAGCCCGGGCAAACGCGTCACGTGGCCCTGGCCGGTCCGCCCGGCGGCGATGCAATCAGCGCGATCGTGGCCCGACCTGCCGAGGCAGCCGAAACCTCCGCCCTGATCGCCGTCGATCCCGACCACACGGATGCGCTCGCCGGCTGGCTTCAAGCAGCGTCGGACGGCTATGTGATCGTCGACGCCGACGAGCCGAGCCGAAAGCTCAGCGGCCCGGTCTCCGTGACCGTGGCCGACGGCGACGCTCCGGCGAGCCTCGGCGTGAGCGGCGGGCCGTTGCCGGACGCGCCTCCCGACGATGCGTCCCGCCCCTGGTTCGTGGGCCGGCGCCCGGTCGCCGCCGGCAGCGACGGCCCCCAGCCGTTCGAGTGGCGCGAGCCCGAGTCCGAGGAGCTGCAACACACGCCCCTGCACGCGTTCCACGCCGAGCACGCGAAGAAGCTGATCCCCTTCGCGGGCTGGGACATGCCGGTCTGGTACACGAGCATCGCGGACGAGCACCAGGCCGTGCGCAAGTCGGCCGGGCTGTTTGACGTGGGGCACATGGGCGTCTTGGCCGTCTCCGGGCCGAATGCCGCCGAGTTCCTGGACCTCGTCGTCACCGGAAGCGCCAGCCGCCTTCGCGTGGGCCGGTCGGCCTACACCTACCTGCTCGACGCCAACGGCGACTGCCTGGACGACCTCATCATCTACCGCCTGGCCCGAGACCGATTCATGGCGGTGGTCAACGCCGCAAACGCGCCGAAGGACTGGGCCTGGCTGACGGGTGTGAACGACGGCGCCTATCAGGTCGTCGCGGGCGACGGCGCGGCGCGATTGCCCGTGCGCGCCGATCTCCTGGACCTCAAGAGCCCGGCCGCGGGCGACGCCGCGCGGCTGGACCTGGCGTTCCAGGGACCGAAGTCGCGTCAAGTCCTCCAGCGAATCGTCGCCACGGACGACGAGCGGCGCGCGCTGGACGCCATGCGCATGAACCACGTCCGCGCCTTTACGCTCGCTGGCGCCGACGTTGAAATCTCCCACACCGGCTATACGGGTGAAGCGACCGGATTCGAGATCTTCGTCCACCCGGACGCCGCGCGCACCGTGTGGGACGCGATCCTCGAGGCGGGCGCGGACGACGGCGTCGTGCCGGTTGGCCTCGGAGCGCGCGACTCCACGCGCACGGAAGCCGGTTTCCCGCTCTACGGACACGAGCTCGCCGGGCCGCTGGACCTCACGCCGGGCGACGCGGGATTCGGACGCTTCGTCAAGGCCTACAAGCCGTTCTTCGTCGGGCGCGATCCCTACGTGCGGCGCGAGGCCGAGCGCAAGTCGTCCATCGTGCGCTTCTCGATTGCCGACGAGCGCACGCCCATGGCGCGGCAGGGCGATCCCGTCACGGATCCACGCGGCGCCTGGATTGGCACGGTCACCAGCGCCACCCGTGCGTCCAGCGGGCGTCAGATCGGCATGGCCCACGTCGCCGCCAGGCACACGCGACGGCGCACCGAGCTGCGCATCTTCGCCGGCGTCTCGGCGCGCCGCGCCGGCCGCCCCCAATCACCCGCCGACCTGGGCCCCGGCGGTCGCTACGCCCTACCCGCCGCCGCCACCGTCATCACCCGCTTCCGCGGGTAG
- the tyrS gene encoding tyrosine--tRNA ligase, with the protein MPANAFDVLDARGLISAASDAAALRRALDQPLTFYVGFDPTATSLTAGHLVTLMMAHHLEQAGNRPILIAGGGTGMIGDPSDRLDTRALLTQADVAANVAAIRTQLERFVDLSQGDALVLNNADWLAELGYLEFLRDIGRHFSVNEMLATDTYRNRLEAGENLNFIELNYRLLQAYDFLHLYREYGCTLQIAGSDQWSNILAGVDLIRRVERTQAFGLVAPLLTTAEGEKMGKTAAGAVWLDPERTPPFDFYQFWINLADGLVAQALGMLTTLPMSEVAALRDLRGPDIRRAKQALAHNVTTTVHGREAADAARETARSLFADATGDAEAVPMTLFAAAELEAGIPIVELLVRTGLATSRGAARRLIAQGGAYVGDTRAEDPEAIVERSHVPDDGLLLRAGRKRYHRVVVSD; encoded by the coding sequence ATGCCTGCCAATGCCTTTGACGTTCTTGACGCGCGCGGCCTGATCTCGGCCGCCAGCGACGCCGCCGCGCTGCGCCGCGCCCTCGACCAGCCACTGACCTTTTACGTGGGGTTCGATCCCACCGCGACCAGCCTGACGGCCGGCCACCTGGTGACGCTGATGATGGCGCACCACCTGGAACAGGCGGGCAACCGGCCCATCCTGATCGCGGGCGGCGGCACGGGGATGATCGGCGACCCGTCGGACCGGCTGGACACGCGGGCGCTGCTGACGCAAGCGGACGTGGCGGCGAACGTGGCCGCGATCCGCACGCAATTGGAGCGGTTCGTCGATCTCAGCCAGGGCGACGCCCTGGTGCTCAACAACGCCGACTGGCTGGCGGAGCTGGGGTACCTGGAGTTTCTGCGGGACATTGGCCGCCACTTCAGCGTGAACGAAATGCTCGCCACCGACACCTACCGCAACCGGCTGGAGGCCGGCGAGAACCTGAACTTCATCGAGCTGAACTACCGCCTGCTGCAGGCCTACGACTTCCTGCATCTCTACCGGGAATACGGCTGCACCCTGCAGATCGCCGGCAGCGACCAGTGGTCCAACATCCTGGCCGGCGTCGACCTCATTCGCCGCGTGGAGCGCACGCAGGCCTTTGGGCTGGTGGCCCCGCTGCTGACGACGGCGGAAGGCGAGAAGATGGGGAAGACCGCGGCGGGCGCCGTGTGGCTGGATCCCGAGCGCACGCCGCCGTTCGACTTCTACCAGTTCTGGATCAACCTGGCGGACGGTCTGGTAGCGCAGGCGTTGGGCATGCTGACGACGCTGCCGATGTCGGAGGTTGCCGCGTTGCGCGACCTGCGCGGACCGGATATCCGGCGGGCCAAGCAGGCGTTGGCGCACAACGTGACGACGACCGTCCACGGCCGCGAGGCGGCCGACGCCGCGCGCGAAACGGCCCGGTCGCTGTTCGCCGACGCGACAGGCGACGCGGAGGCGGTGCCAATGACCCTGTTTGCCGCGGCCGAGCTGGAAGCGGGCATCCCGATCGTCGAGCTGCTGGTGCGCACCGGCCTCGCGACGTCGCGGGGAGCCGCGCGCCGGCTCATCGCTCAAGGCGGGGCTTACGTCGGGGACACCCGCGCCGAGGACCCGGAGGCCATCGTCGAGCGCTCGCACGTACCCGACGACGGCCTGCTGCTGCGGGCCGGACGCAAGCGGTATCACCGCGTGGTCGTGTCGGACTAG
- a CDS encoding sulfite oxidase-like oxidoreductase, protein MFDRLFGSRAAVAPDTPDVSPRPPELREPRLPPGQTLTSKWPVLHYQEPAAYDMTRWDFRVTGLVEEEARWSWDEFTSLPRTEITSDIHCVTHWSRYDNLWEGVHVREVLKRIKPLPGADYVMIHADPGYTTNVTLAELDQDDVLFAINHDGGPLPQQHGGPLRLVLPSLYFWKSAKWVRGLEFMDHEEAGFWEKGGYHVRGDPWLNERFGGRVRMTMQEARSKALREGRRVVE, encoded by the coding sequence ATGTTCGACCGGCTCTTTGGCTCCCGCGCCGCCGTGGCGCCGGACACGCCCGACGTCAGCCCGCGCCCGCCCGAGTTGCGCGAGCCGCGCCTTCCGCCCGGCCAGACCCTCACCTCCAAGTGGCCGGTGCTGCACTACCAGGAGCCGGCCGCCTACGACATGACCCGCTGGGACTTCCGCGTGACCGGGCTGGTGGAGGAAGAGGCGCGCTGGAGTTGGGACGAGTTCACCTCGCTGCCGCGCACCGAGATCACCTCGGATATCCACTGCGTCACTCACTGGAGCCGCTACGACAACCTCTGGGAAGGCGTGCACGTGCGCGAGGTGCTCAAGCGCATCAAGCCGCTGCCCGGCGCGGACTACGTGATGATTCACGCCGACCCCGGCTACACCACCAATGTCACCCTGGCCGAGCTCGACCAGGACGACGTGCTGTTCGCCATCAACCACGACGGCGGCCCGCTGCCGCAACAGCACGGCGGACCCCTGCGCCTGGTGCTGCCGAGCCTGTATTTCTGGAAGAGCGCCAAGTGGGTGCGCGGCCTGGAGTTCATGGATCACGAGGAGGCCGGCTTCTGGGAGAAGGGCGGCTATCACGTCCGCGGCGACCCCTGGCTGAATGAACGCTTCGGCGGCCGCGTGCGCATGACCATGCAGGAGGCTCGGTCCAAAGCCCTCCGCGAAGGCCGCCGGGTCGTCGAATAG
- a CDS encoding DNA-3-methyladenine glycosylase I, with translation MASRRQPDEVVPPRRVKLRKSATPEDMADAGLRRAAGQTMRCEWAQRNPDLTVYHDDFWGEPPADDREYFERMMLEIFHAGLSWTLIWNKRESLRRAYDAFDIDAVASYGPAEVTRLMNDPTVVRSAKKIDAAIANARTVLELQAEHGDLATFLRQLPDDAEDKIKVLRKTFAFMGPGVARGFLEATGLIPVPHHPYCFKAVNVG, from the coding sequence ATGGCATCCCGACGCCAGCCGGACGAGGTAGTGCCGCCGCGCCGCGTCAAGCTGCGCAAGTCCGCCACCCCGGAGGACATGGCGGACGCGGGGCTGCGCCGCGCGGCGGGGCAGACGATGCGCTGCGAGTGGGCCCAGCGCAATCCCGACCTGACCGTCTACCACGATGACTTCTGGGGCGAGCCGCCGGCCGACGACCGCGAGTATTTCGAGCGCATGATGCTGGAGATCTTCCACGCCGGTCTGAGCTGGACGCTGATCTGGAACAAGCGCGAGAGCCTGCGCCGGGCGTACGACGCCTTCGACATCGACGCCGTCGCTTCCTACGGACCCGCCGAGGTGACGCGGCTGATGAACGACCCCACCGTGGTCCGCAGCGCGAAGAAGATCGACGCAGCCATCGCCAACGCGCGCACGGTGCTCGAGCTCCAGGCCGAACACGGCGACCTGGCGACCTTTCTGCGACAGCTTCCCGACGACGCCGAGGACAAGATCAAGGTGCTGCGAAAGACCTTCGCCTTCATGGGGCCGGGCGTGGCGCGCGGCTTCCTAGAAGCCACGGGGCTGATTCCGGTGCCCCACCACCCCTACTGCTTCAAGGCCGTGAATGTCGGCTGA